GGACGAGGCCGAGCCGCTGGCCGGTCCACAGCAGGGCGGTGAGCGTGGTGCCCATGCCCTCGAGCTGGGGATCCTCCTCGACCATCAGCCGCAGCTGGTCATTGGCACGCTGTACGGCCGTGCCGAGCGAGGTGAGGATGTCCGAGCCGGGCACGTCGTCGTCGAGCGTGACGAGTGTGGAGATGACCTCCGAGGAGGCGACCTCGCCGGCGGCCTGGCCGCCCATGCCGTCGGCGATGGCCAGAAGGCGGGGGCCGGCGTAGCCGGAGTCCTCGTTGCCCTCCCGGATCATGCCCTTGTGCGACCCGGCGGCGAAGCGCAGAGACAGACTCATGCGCACCTCGCCCGTCGGCTCGGGGTACAGCCGGTCTCGAGCCACACTGCCCACCCTCCGGTCGGGAGCCCGTCCCGGTCCGCTGTCGGGACCGCTGCGGCTCGCTCGCTCCGCTCGCTCATTGTCGTACTACTTCCGCAGCTCGATGACGGTCTTGCCGATGCGGATCGGCGCGCCCAGCGGAATCGGTGTCGGGGTGGTGAGTCGGGTCCGGTCGAGATATGTGCCGTTGGTGGACCCGAGATCCTCGACGATCCACTGGCCGTCACGGTCCGGGTAGATCCTGGCATGGCGGCTGGACGCGTAGTCGTCGTCCAGCACGATTGTGGAGTCGTGTGCCCGGCCCAGGCTGATGGTCTGGCCCTGCAGTGCCACCGTGGTGCCCGTGAGGGTGCCTTCGGAGACGACGAGTTTGCTGGGCGAACCACGGCGCTGGCGGCCTCCGCCGCCGGCCTGCTGGCGCTGCTGCGGTGGCGCAGCAGCCTGGCGCGCCTGCTGCGGACGGGCGTCGGCATTGCGGCGTGAGCCGCGTTGCGTGACGCGCGTACCGAACAGGTCGCTGCGAATGACCTGAACGGCCACGATAACGAACAGCCACAGAACGGCCAGGAAACCTAGCCGCATGACCGTCAGGGTCAGCTCTGACATTGCCCCCGCTTCACCCTTCGGCTTGCCGGTAAACGATGGTGGTGCTGCCCACGACGATCCGCGAGCCGTCGCGGAGCGTAGCGCGGGTGGTGTGCTGCCCGTCTACCACGATGCCGTTGGTAGACCCGAGATCCTGGATCGTCGAGGGCGTTCCGGTCCGGATCTCACAGTGCCGGCGCGAAACGCCGGGGTCGTCGATCCGCACATCGGCGTCGGTGCTGCGACCCAGCACCAGCGTCGGGCGGGAGATCTGATGGCGGGTGCCGTTGATCTCGATCCAACGTCGTACTTGGGTGCTCGGCATCGGTCCTGGACCGGGTGCCGGGCGTCGGTCCGCGACGGGCGCGGGGCGGCCGGCGCCCGGAGGGGGCGCGGCCGGCATGGGAGGTGCGGCAGTGGGCGGATAGCCGTAGCCGCCGCGGGCGCCGCCCTGGGGGGCGGCGGGACCGGGGGCCGCCGGAGCCCGCTCCGGCGACTGTGACGTACTCGACGCGAGAGTGCGGCTGCGCACGCGGTACAGACCGGTGTCGAGGTCGTCCGCCTTCTCCAGGTGGACCTTGATGGGGCCCATGAAGGTGTAGCGCTGCTGCTTGGCGTAGTCGCGGACCAGTCCGGAGAGTTCGTCGCCGAGCTGGCCGGAGTACGGGCTCAGGCGCTCGAAGTCGGGCGCGCTGAGCTCGACGATGAAATCATTGGGTACGACGGTCCGCTCGCGGTTCCAGATCGTCGCGTTGTTGTCGCACTCGCGCTGGAGTGCGCCGGCGATCTCGACGGGCTGGACCTCGGACTTGAACACCTTGGCGAAGGTGCCGTTGACCAGACCTTCGAGTCGCTGCTCGAACTTCTTCAGGACTCCCATGAGGCACCTCCTCCGTCGTTGCCGTCCTGGTACTGCTTACTGATCGTATCCACGCGTCGGGAAATCGGCTGGTTCCCCTTGTCTGCCCCATCGATGAGTGTCACCTCTCACACGGATCGTAGAGGCGGCCTCCTGCCAGTGTCCCGCACCCAGGGTGCACCCATGAGGAGCGGGGGGTTGCCGCCTCCGTTCCCTCTGTTCGCCGACCGGGTCTGCCAAACAATCGGATGTGAATCCACACTGTGCCGCGTGCTAATCTTCTCGAAGTCGCCAGGCGCTCACACCGGACAGGTGGGGGACGGGCGGCAACACCCAATGCGCGGGTGGCGGAATAGGCAGACGCGCTGGATTCAGGTTCCAGTGCCCGAAAGGGCGTGGGGGTTCAACTCCCCCCTCGCGCACAAAGAGAAACCGACGAAACGGGTCTCTACCAGTGACGAAAGTCCTGGTGGGGCCCGTTTCTCGTTGTTCGGTGCGCGTGGCTGCCCGAGTGCGGAGCGGTTCGGGGCGTTTTTACGTGAAAGAGCCCACATCGTGGCATACCTCACGATGCGTGCCCTGATCTTCGGATGACTCTTGTCCAGGGCGACTGGAGCTGATCGCCGGCCGGCGGGTGCGAGGTAGCCGGTGGGGGGGTCCAGTTGCCCAGCGGCTTGGTGCAGTGCCGGTGGTGCGTGCGCCTGCGGGGGCGCTCTCCGTTGAGGGCGAGCGTCTCGACCCAGTTTTTGATCTTCCGGCGGTTGGCGTGGGCGAGCTGGAAGACAAGGAGGATCGTCTGGGCGGCGATGCCCCCGATGCGGCGCGAGCCCGAGGCCTCGATGGCCTCGGCGAGCGGGTTCTTCGCGTAGTTGTACCCCTCGACGCTGTTCCGGAGCCGGAAGTAGACCTTCTGCCATTCCTGGTCGCCGTACTCGAGGGCCTGCCAGTGCTTGGCGCCCTCCGCGGGGCGACGGTCGCCCTCGCCTACGGCCTCTTCTCGGTCAACAGCCCCGCTTTCGCCTTGCTCGCGGTCCCGTTCCCGCCGGCCGGAGTCGGCATCGGGGCGGTGGAAACGGCCCAGCACTCTGCTGTAGCCGCCCTTGCACCCAAGGACCTGCGCGGGTCCGCGTCCGGCATGCTTGCCACCGTGCAGTCCCTCGGCGACCTCGCCGTCTCAACTGTCGCAGGGGTGCTGTGGACGGCGCTCTCCCCGACGGCTGCATTCACTTACCTCACGGCCTGGATGCTGCTTGCCCCGGTCGGCCTGCTCGTTGCCGCACGACGCCGTGGGCACTGAAGTGACCGGCATGACGAGGCCGATCAGTGCGGCTCCTCGGCTTCGGGAAGCGGCAGCCACCGGTCGAGGTAGCTGAGGAGACCGGTCAGGTCCGCGCCTCCGGCTCGGTAGGCGAGGTAGCCATCGGGCCGGACCAGGCAGTGCGTGGTGCCGCGCCAGGGCCCGCTCATACCCAGTGTGTGGATGTGGAGCAGATGATTGCGGCCGCGGGTCGCGGCCACGATCCGGGCGGTGTCCCAGACCTCGCGGGGGCCGCCGAGGAGCAGGTGGTATCCGGGTGCGGCCGTTATCGCGTGCAGGTTGCCCGGGGTGTCGGGGAGCCGGTCTCCTGCCCGCGGGCCGCGCCTGTGGGGATGCGGGCCTTCGGCCGTTGCGGGGCTGCGCCGGTAGTGGATGGCCAGCTCGGAGATCGTACGGAAGGCGGCAGCGCGCAGGGCCGGAAGCCGCATAACCAGCGGCGCGAGGCGGGGCGCGACTCGAGTACGAGCCAGCCGGAGCAGCGGGTTGGGGCTGGTGGCGATGGTGAACGCCCGGTCGGTGAAGTGCAGTACGTTGCGGCCGACCGGGGCGCGTTCGCTCTCGTACGTGTCCAACAAGGCGTCCGGTGCCGCGTCCTGGCAGACAAGGGCGAGTTTCCAGCCGAGATTGAGCGCGTCCTGGATGCCGGTGTTCATGCCCTGGCCCCCGGCGGGGCTGTGGATGTGGGCGGCGTCGCCGGCCAGGAAGGCTCGGCCGGCCCGGTAGCTCTTCGCGCCGCGGTTGTGGAGCCGGAAGTCGGTCATCCACACCGGGTCCCGCAGATGCAGCCGGTCGCTGACGTATCGGTCGACGACCGCCTGCAACTGCCGGACGTCCACCGGCCTTTCCGTGTCCGGGGTTCCGGGCGGTCGCATGGCGAGCATCCGCCAGCTCGCCGGTGAGCCGAGCGGGAAGAAGAACAGCATCCCGGCTTTGGTCAGGTAGGCGTGCGCGGCTCCCTTCTCCAGTTCGTCGACCTCCAGGTCTGCGAGCAGGAACGTCTGCGGATAGACGTGGCCTTCGAAGCCGATTCCGGCCTGGTTGCGTACCGTGCTGTGCGCCCCGTCGCAGCCGACTACGTAGCGGGCCTTCACGCTCTCCTCCACCCCGTCACGATGCCTCAACCGGCAGGCAGCGTGGTCGCCTTCGGCTGTCAGCTCCACCAGCTCGGTGCCCCGCTCGATCGTTGTGCCGGCCTCGGCGAGGTGGCTGCCGAGCACGCGCTCCGTCTCGGCCTGGGACAGAAACAGCAGGAAGGGGTACGGGGTGTCGGCGACGCCGATGTCGAACGCCGGCAGCCGCACGGTGCGGCCCGCGAAATGCATCCGCAGCTGTACGGCCCGATTGCCGCGCGCGACCAGTTCGTCCGTCACGCCGTACGGGGCGAGAGCTTCCAGAGTGCGGGCCTGGATGGCCAGCGCACGTGACTCCCGGGCCCTGTCGAGGTGCCGGTCGACGATCCGGAACCGCGCGCCGTACGCATGCAGCTGGGCCGCGAGCGCCAACCCGGTCGGCCCCGCCCCCACGACCAGGACATCAAGCGACTCGCTCGCAGCCATGGCAGCAGTGTGCCTCCGAACGGTGCGCCGTGCCTGCCATCAATCGACTACGTGGACGGCGCGGTGGCAGCAGAGCCGGGTGCGCCCGACTCCGCCGGCGAAACGTACACGCCTCTGAAAGGGCGGGAGAGTGACGGCAGGTGTTCATCGATGTGTCACCACAGGCGCTCACATATAGCCGACCATCTATTTTCCTGGCTTCTGGAAGGGAACACGGATGCAGCATCGACCGACGAGGCGCAGACATCTGCTCGGGGCGGGTGTGCCGGCGGTGGCGGGCGCCGTCCTCCTCTCCG
This portion of the Streptomyces sp. NBC_01750 genome encodes:
- a CDS encoding DUF3662 and FHA domain-containing protein, translated to MGVLKKFEQRLEGLVNGTFAKVFKSEVQPVEIAGALQRECDNNATIWNRERTVVPNDFIVELSAPDFERLSPYSGQLGDELSGLVRDYAKQQRYTFMGPIKVHLEKADDLDTGLYRVRSRTLASSTSQSPERAPAAPGPAAPQGGARGGYGYPPTAAPPMPAAPPPGAGRPAPVADRRPAPGPGPMPSTQVRRWIEINGTRHQISRPTLVLGRSTDADVRIDDPGVSRRHCEIRTGTPSTIQDLGSTNGIVVDGQHTTRATLRDGSRIVVGSTTIVYRQAEG
- a CDS encoding FHA domain-containing protein FhaB/FipA gives rise to the protein MSELTLTVMRLGFLAVLWLFVIVAVQVIRSDLFGTRVTQRGSRRNADARPQQARQAAAPPQQRQQAGGGGRQRRGSPSKLVVSEGTLTGTTVALQGQTISLGRAHDSTIVLDDDYASSRHARIYPDRDGQWIVEDLGSTNGTYLDRTRLTTPTPIPLGAPIRIGKTVIELRK
- a CDS encoding FAD-dependent monooxygenase, with the protein product MAASESLDVLVVGAGPTGLALAAQLHAYGARFRIVDRHLDRARESRALAIQARTLEALAPYGVTDELVARGNRAVQLRMHFAGRTVRLPAFDIGVADTPYPFLLFLSQAETERVLGSHLAEAGTTIERGTELVELTAEGDHAACRLRHRDGVEESVKARYVVGCDGAHSTVRNQAGIGFEGHVYPQTFLLADLEVDELEKGAAHAYLTKAGMLFFFPLGSPASWRMLAMRPPGTPDTERPVDVRQLQAVVDRYVSDRLHLRDPVWMTDFRLHNRGAKSYRAGRAFLAGDAAHIHSPAGGQGMNTGIQDALNLGWKLALVCQDAAPDALLDTYESERAPVGRNVLHFTDRAFTIATSPNPLLRLARTRVAPRLAPLVMRLPALRAAAFRTISELAIHYRRSPATAEGPHPHRRGPRAGDRLPDTPGNLHAITAAPGYHLLLGGPREVWDTARIVAATRGRNHLLHIHTLGMSGPWRGTTHCLVRPDGYLAYRAGGADLTGLLSYLDRWLPLPEAEEPH